A window of Diadema setosum chromosome 2, eeDiaSeto1, whole genome shotgun sequence contains these coding sequences:
- the LOC140246224 gene encoding RNA polymerase II-associated protein 3-like, protein MSADKFLQLQTDVRRNQQDLQSFLRDLNAWETNIKKKDQELKENDCTSSEKEKKLPPVRNRNVKKKRRKKKNAGHSQEEAAKTIQTNPTQDQQPGKKIRAYDYRAWDKFDVEKACAAVDDSDDADKVGNRKEVVEEDEYETDSDAECEEMEMQRRIMEANAEKEKGNNFFKKGNYEDAIACYSKGLEVDGSNALLSANRAMALLKLKRYEEAEKDCDVAISHDCTYVKAYARRGSARVELGKLEEAKKDFEQVLNIEPDNKQAKNEVKRIDKLLKEKEEQRRQAMEPTNIIQAVDKPPHLRSKKPLKRMIIQEVGYGVEEENLKEQEKLNDKSNRRDNVPIGIGDSKTMNFRAEQSECVQSTPTIQDVRPDSKQAEDKEKTKHQTGLSASPRSHGSSVCQRGNHQPRSTTKPAIPVVPSSSYQLQADWKRLKGHPDILSEYFKKIPPTSFVKLFQNSLDTAMLTQILTLLQESYIPSKLPVIETLEELSRVKRFDMNIMFMSSKEKQVVRNLFSHLAAEDVDQEACQHLAAKYGL, encoded by the exons ATGAGCGCTGATAAATTTCTTCAGTTGCAGACAGATGTACGGCGTAATCAGCAAGATCTGCAGAGCTTTCTCAGGGACTTGAACGCATGGGAAACGAATATTAAAAAGAAGGATCAAGAGCTAAAAGAGAATGATTGTACAAGTTCGGAGAAAGAAAAG AAACTGCCACCAGTACGGAATAGAAATGTCAAGAAGAAGCGcaggaagaaaaagaatgcTGGACATAGTCAGGAGGAAGCTGCAAAGACAATTCAAACTAATCCTACCCAAGATCAACAGCCAGGGAAAAAGATTAGAGCCTATGATTACAGAGCTTGGGATAAATTTGATGTT GAGAAAGCTTGTGCAGCAGtagatgacagtgatgatgctgataagGTCGGCAACAGGAAGGAAGTAGTGGAGGAAGATGAGTATGAGACGGACAGTGATGCTGAATGTGAGGAGATGGAGATGCAGCGTAGAATCATGGAGGCAAATGCAGAGAAAGAGAAG GGCAATAACTTCTTCAAGAAGGGCAATTATGAGGATGCCATAGCATGCTATTCCAAGGGTCTTGAGGTGGATGGAAGCAATGCTTTGCTGTCTGCAAACAGAGCCATGGCTCTTCTTAAATTGAAAAG GTATGAAGAGGCAGAAAAGGACTGTGATGTAGCTATATCTCATGATTGTACTTATGTGAAGGCATATGCCAGGAGAGGATCAGCCAGAGTGGAACTTGGTAAACTGGAAGAAGCTAAGAAAG ATTTTGAACAGGTCCTCAACATTGAGCCAGACAATAAGCAAGCCAAAAATGAAGTGAAGAGGATTGACAAACTTCTCAAGGAGAAGGAGGAGCAGAGACGCCAGGCCATGGAACCTACTAACATCATTCAGGCTGTGGACAAACCACCTCACTTGCGATCAAAG AAGCCACTCAAGAGAATGATAATCCAGGAAGTTGGTTATGGAGTGGAAGAAGAAAATCTAAAGGAGCAGGAGAAACTAAACGATAAGTCTAACCGGAGAGACAATGTGCCAATAGGTATTGGTGATTCTAAAACAATGAACTTCAGGGCAGAACAATCAGAGTGTGTGCAATCTACACCTACCATTCAAGACGTAAGACCAGATTCAAAGCAAGctgaagacaaagaaaagacTAAACATCAGACGGGTTTGAGTGCATCTCCTAGAAGTCATGGGAGTTCTGTGTGCCAAAGAGGGAATCATCAGCCGAGATCTACCACCAAGCCTGCAATTCCAGTTGTGCCATCATCATCCTACCAGCTCCAGGCTGACTGGAAGAGACTCAAGGGACATCCAGACATACTGTCTGAATATTTCAAG aaaatccCACCAACCAGTTTTGTGAAGCTGTTTCAGAATTCCCTTGATACAGCAATGCTCACCCAGATACTAACTCTTCTCCAGGAATCTTACATTCC GTCCAAGCTACCTGTCATTGAAACTCTGGAGGAACTGTCAAGAGTAAAAAGATTTGATATGAACATCATGTTCATGTCTTCCAAGGAAAAGCAAG TTGTGAGGAATCTGTTTTCTCATCTGGCAGCAGAGGATGTAGACCAAGAAGCCTGTCAACACCTTGCAGCAAAGTATGGCTTATGA